One part of the Thermoanaerobacterium sp. CMT5567-10 genome encodes these proteins:
- a CDS encoding YveK family protein has translation MEEEISLRELLEIIWKGRKLIASITIISVLIAGILSFFVIKPTYEASTTLSVSDVTPQTGFFGSNTTVILPNQNTSDGSMIQSDTADKDLSYLLSSILKYQDMTVNTYKEEVTNPQVLLDTIKQLKLDPKKYTLDNFKNEIDVQAIDNTNLITITVKENDPKLAAKIAETIASNFKSYIISRNNRQTDKLISTIENLINLQNTKIESATNELNGTDPADKIKYEQNQTKLNLLKNTRDIMMEKYNMLQLVKASNLGEQGILITSKAIVPDKPVSPKKLLNIAIAFILGLMLSVFIVFFMEYWKNTSPNAKSAKDLKTDNVDYQLR, from the coding sequence ATGGAAGAAGAAATATCATTAAGAGAGTTATTGGAAATCATATGGAAAGGTCGAAAGCTGATTGCGTCAATTACCATTATATCTGTATTAATAGCAGGTATATTGAGTTTTTTTGTAATTAAACCAACGTATGAAGCATCAACGACATTAAGCGTTTCAGATGTTACGCCACAGACAGGATTTTTTGGTTCTAATACAACTGTAATTTTACCTAATCAAAATACCAGTGATGGGTCTATGATACAGAGCGACACAGCCGATAAAGATCTGTCGTACTTATTGTCATCTATATTGAAGTATCAAGACATGACTGTAAATACATATAAAGAAGAAGTGACAAATCCTCAAGTATTATTGGATACAATAAAACAATTAAAGTTAGATCCAAAAAAATATACACTTGATAACTTCAAAAATGAAATTGATGTACAGGCCATAGACAATACAAATTTAATAACAATAACGGTAAAAGAGAATGATCCTAAACTAGCTGCTAAGATTGCTGAAACCATAGCATCAAATTTTAAATCTTATATAATTTCAAGAAATAATAGACAGACAGATAAGCTTATAAGTACAATAGAAAATCTCATAAATTTGCAGAACACAAAGATAGAGTCAGCGACAAATGAATTGAATGGGACAGACCCAGCAGACAAAATAAAATATGAACAAAATCAAACGAAACTAAATTTATTGAAGAATACAAGAGATATAATGATGGAGAAATACAATATGCTTCAACTTGTAAAAGCATCAAATTTAGGAGAACAAGGCATACTAATAACATCAAAAGCTATCGTTCCAGATAAGCCTGTATCACCAAAAAAACTATTAAATATAGCTATTGCTTTTATACTGGGTCTAATGTTAAGTGTATTTATCGTCTTTTTTATGGAGTATTGGAAAAATACAAGTCCTAACGCGAAAAGTGCTAAAGATCTAAAAACTGATAATGTTGATTATCAGTTAAGATGA
- a CDS encoding QueT transporter family protein, producing MKSGFLKKQYTVTQKLSISGVVMAMYLVVMYLTQNFAFGQYQIRIATSIYALTAIFPFLILPMGLSNMLSNILMGSLGLPDMIGGFFVGILTSYAVYMIKKNNLNDWLISIPIILFPGLIVPIWLSFLLRVPYYLLAISLTVGQIIPGIVGVILVKQLRNRI from the coding sequence ATGAAAAGCGGATTTTTGAAAAAACAGTATACAGTAACACAAAAGTTATCCATTTCTGGTGTAGTAATGGCGATGTACCTAGTTGTAATGTACTTAACACAGAATTTTGCATTTGGACAATATCAGATAAGAATAGCAACGTCAATTTATGCACTGACAGCTATTTTCCCATTTTTAATACTTCCAATGGGTTTAAGCAACATGCTAAGCAATATTTTGATGGGCAGTTTAGGCCTTCCTGATATGATTGGAGGTTTTTTTGTAGGTATTTTGACATCGTATGCGGTTTATATGATCAAGAAAAATAATTTAAATGACTGGCTTATTTCAATTCCCATAATATTATTTCCTGGTTTAATCGTACCGATTTGGCTTTCGTTTTTGCTTAGAGTACCATATTATTTGTTAGCTATAAGTTTGACAGTAGGGCAGATTATTCCAGGAATAGTTGGCGTCATCTTAGTAAAACAGCTAAGAAATAGAATTTGA